TCAGCAATCGCGGTAACCGCCTGAATCTCTGCGGCTTCCTGCTCTTGCTGTTCCTGACGGTCACGAACATCCAGAATCTGGTTGTTGATCAGACCTTCTTCGATCTCACGCAGTGCGATCACGGTGTACTTATCGTTTTCTTCAGGAACCAGCGGATCTTTGCCGCCAGTCTGGATTTGACGGGCGCGACGAGCAGCGACCAACACCAGGTCAAAACGGTTACCAATTTTCTCTACAGCGTCTTGAACAGTTACGCGTGCCATAATGTGCTACTCCACAGGAAATAAAATGACTGCGCATCATACTGAAAGAGGCGTCAGTCTGCCAATAGTTTGGTGATTAATGCATCATGCCGAACCTGTTGTCTGCTTAAACGCAGACGTTCGGCGCGAATAATGGTTTTCAGATCGAGTAACGCCAGATCGAAATCATCATTCACAATCAGGTAATCATACTCGCCGTAGTGCGTCATTTCAGCCACTGCCTGAGACATACGACGGGCAATGACTTCATCGCTGTCTTGTCCACGGCCGCGTAGGCGGCGAGCCAACTCTTCTTTTGACGGCGGCAGAATGAAAATACTGCGCGCGTACGGCATCTGGGCGCGGATTTGCTTGGCTCCTTGCCAGTCGATATCCAGAAAAACATCAACGCCAGTCGCTAATACCTGCTCAATTGCCGGTCGGGATGTACCGTAGTAATTACCGAAGACTTCAGCGTGCTCCAGAAACTCGTTATCCTGAATCATACGCTTAAATTCATCGACTTCGACGAAGAAATAGTGTTCGCCGTGGTTTTCTCCCGGTCGTTTAGCTCGAGTGGTATGCGAAATCGATACCTGAGTGTCGTAAAGCGGCTGAGTTTTTAATAACGCCTGAATCAGGCTGGATTTCCCGGCTCCACTGGGAGCAGAAACGATATATAACGTGCCTTGAGCCATAATGAAGTTTTATTCATGGTTACGATGGTGAATGTAGATATGCGACAGGAAGATGCGCATATCCCCGCATTATACACGCCAATATGTCATCAGTCGCGTTGCGTAAATTCTCCGCCGACTGTTTTTCGTTATGCCATCAGGTAAATCTTTTGCCAACGTGTCTTTTTGAGATTGCGATGCGTGTTCCTGTCTTTTTTACCGGCGTTGCAAACGATAAATCATCTTGCGGCGTGTTTGGCATTTCTCTTTTTTATGCCTCGTATTTTCCCCTCCATTGCTATGTACTGCGGCCATTCGCTAATGGATGGCAGGAGGGATTATGTGGCTCAGGGCCGGCGCATTTTTGATCATCATCGTTGTTGGGGACATCTGCGGTTTTGCGGCAGCGGCCCAGGTCTGCCCCGATTGGGATAACATGCGTTCCAGCAAAGAAATTGATGCACTACGTCATCAGTTAGAACGGTGGGATGACGTGTATTACACCGAAGGGAAAAGCCCGATAGAAGATGATGTTTATGATCAGCTACGGGACCAGTTAAATCAGTGGGTCGGCTGTTTTCAGCGCCAAAACGCCATTCCTGCACGATTACCTGATAGCGGTAAGCAACCCCATCCTGTTGCCCATACGGGATTGAAAAAATTGTCCGATCGCGGGCAGTTGGTGCAATGGATCGCCCAGCGAGAGGATGTATGGGTTCAGCCAAAAGTTGATGGTGTGGCCGTTACGCTGGTCTATCAGCACGGCAAGTTTGTATCTGCGGTTAGCCGGGGTAACGGCCTGCAAGGCGAAGACTGGACGGAAAAAGTTCGTCTGATTCCGGGAATTCCTCATTTATTGACTGATGCACCTCCCTCACTGGTATTACAGGGAGAGTTTTTCCTGAAGATGACCGATCATCGGCAGCGTATTCAGGGTGGAGTGAATGCCCGTTCGGTGGTGGCGGGTGAAATGCGTCGTCATCAACCCTCTCCCGTGCTGTCGCAGATTGGCCTGTTTGTCTGGGAATGGCCGGATGGCCCAAAAACGATGCCCGAACGTCTGGAGAAATTGAAAGAAATGGGGTTTGCCATGACGGCGGACTATACCCATGCTATTGGGTCATTCGCCGACGCGGAAAAATGGCGTCATCACTGGTATCACAACCCGCTGCCCTTCGTGACGGATGGCGTGGTTATACGCCAGACTAAAGAGCCGCAGGGGCGATATTGGCGTAATACTGCGGCCGACTGGGCGATCGCATGGAAATATCCGCCTGTTCATCAGGTTGCGGAAGTCACTGATGTCGCATTTTCTGTCGGGCGGACGGGTAAGATCGCTGTGGTGTTAAAACTTAATCCTCTGCAACTGGATGACAAATCGGTCAGCCGGGTGAATGTCGGTTCGCTGTCTCGTTGGAAACAATGGGACGTGTTGCCTGGCGATCGGGTGAGCGTCAGCCTGGCGGGGCAGGGGATACCACGTCTGGATAATGTGGTATGGCGGGGGACTGAACGGCCTGCCATCGTTTCCCCCAATGAACATGATTTCCATGCTTTTAGCTGTTTTCGGTATAGTGTGGTTTGCCAGCAGCAATTTCTGGCGCGCTTAGTCTGGTTGAGTGGAGAGCAGGGGTTAAATCTTGCGGGGGTGCGCGACGGGATGTGGCTGCGCCTGATGCAGCATGATTTACTGGAAGATGTGCTGTCATGGCTGTTTCTGACTGAGGCACAGCTTAATGCGATCAATGGCATGGGCGATAAGCGGGCGCGAGATATCTATAAGAGCTTGCAGTCGGCACGGCAGATGCCGCTATCCCGTTGGCTACTTGCGCTGGGTATTCCTGTTCCCCGTTCTGCAATTAGCGCATTAGATCATGTGGATTGGCTAGCGTTACAGCAATGGACGGCGCAACAGTGGCGACAGTTCTCTGGTATTGGAGAACGGCGTGCAGAAGAGATTATGGCGTTCCTGAAGCATCCCATCGTGGTGGAATTAATTGCCCGATTAGATCGTGAAGGCATAAATAGATAAGCGGTGATGATTTTTCAGGATAGGTCGAAATTGCACTTTTTATTTTTTCGTGGACTCATTCACATAAAAGGGGCGTTTTTTCTGTTTTCTCTACGTAATCATAAGTAAAATTTACGAATTAAACGGTCTAAACCTATTTGCTGTTTTGCGATATAAAATGCCTGAGAGTCTGATTATTTCTGTTGAACTCAGGCATAGGGATGTTGTCGTATAGCTTCAGATAATAAGAAAGGTTTGTTGGAGCACTTGTCATAATGAAGTTTGTAGCATCTTTTTCGCAACCCAAATTATCGTTTGTCCTGGCAATCTATATTGGTCTTTTTCTCAATATCTCAGTGTATTATCGACGGTTTGATTATTTTTCACTCTCTGCTGGTAACCAGGTTCCAACGTTTATTCCCGCTCTTGTCGAATTGACTGCGAGTATCTTATTTACCTTTTTCCTGATGAGAATTATTTCACTCGGGGGACGTCGTTTTTATCGAATTATTGCCTCTCTCCTGGTGCTGATTTCCGTTGCCGCCAGTTATTACATGACGTTTTTTAATGTCGTGATCGGCTATGGCATCATTGCTGCGGTCATGACCACAGATATTGATCTTTCTAAAGAAGTTATTGGTTTTCGTTTTTTCCTGTGGATGCTGGCGGTGAGTGCGCTACCGCTGTTTTTGATCTGGAAGAACTCACTGCGCCATACGCTGTTCGAACAGCTTAAATCGCCGGGAAAGCGTTTAATTCCTCTTCTGGTTCTTGTTGCCGTCGTTGCGCTGGTTTGGATGCCGCTTCGCTATATGGACAACATTCAGTCGGTGTCTGAACGGGAATCTAATGTGGATTTGCCCAGCTATGGCGGCGTAGTGGCTCACTCGTATCTGCCCTCTAACTGGTTATCTGCGTTAGGGTTATTTGCCTACACCAAGTATGACGAGAGTCAGGACTCTTCCAATCTTTTCGATCCGGCTCAGCATTTTACCTATGTCCCGCCGAAAGGCATTGATGATACCTACGTCGTTTTCATTATCGGTGAAACAACCCGTTGGGATCATATGGGGCTGCTAGGCTACGAGCGGGATACGACGCCAAAGTTATCGAAAGAAAAAAATCTGGTCGCATTCCGTGGCCAGTCATGTGATACCTCAACCAAGCTTTCTATGCGCTGTATGTTTGTGCGAGAAGGCGGTACGGAAGACAACCCGCAGCGAACGCTGAAAGAGCAGAATATCTTTGCCGTACTGAAAGAACTGGGCTTTACCTCCGAGCTGTTTGCCATGCAAAGTGAGGTGTGGTTCTACAATAGCATTGAGGCGAACAACTACTCTTTCCGCGAAATGATTGCGTCAGAGAAGCACAATGACGGTAAATCGGTGCAGGACATGTTGCTGGTTGATGAGGTCAAGGAGTCGCTGGCACGCTATCCCAAAGGCAAGCACCTGATTGTGCTGCATACCAAGGGTTCTCACTACCTGTATTCCATGCGCTATCCTCGCAGCTACGCGCGCTATCAGCCTGAGTGTATGGGCGTTGATGCCTCCTGTACGCGTGAGCAGTTGATTAATGCTTTCGATAATAGCGTGCTCTATACCGATAGCTTTATTGATAGCGTGATCGATCAGGTTCGGGATAAGAAAGCGATCGTGTTTTATGCTTCCGACCACGGTGAATCGATTGATGAGAACTATCATTTGCATGGTACACCGCGTGAGATGGCGCCGCCTGAGCAGTTCCGTTCACCGATGATGGTATGGACCTCGGATAAATTTTTGGCTGACACTGATAATCTGCATGCGTTTGAACAGCTAAAAGCTCAGCAGCGCGTTGGTAAAACACATCGCCATGAAGAGCTGTTTGATACGATTCTCGGATGCCTGGGATACTCGTCGCCTGATGGCGGTATTAACCCTAAAAATAACTGGTGTCAGAAACCTGCTATAC
This genomic window from Pectobacterium carotovorum contains:
- the rpoZ gene encoding DNA-directed RNA polymerase subunit omega, producing the protein MARVTVQDAVEKIGNRFDLVLVAARRARQIQTGGKDPLVPEENDKYTVIALREIEEGLINNQILDVRDRQEQQEQEAAEIQAVTAIAEGRR
- the gmk gene encoding guanylate kinase yields the protein MAQGTLYIVSAPSGAGKSSLIQALLKTQPLYDTQVSISHTTRAKRPGENHGEHYFFVEVDEFKRMIQDNEFLEHAEVFGNYYGTSRPAIEQVLATGVDVFLDIDWQGAKQIRAQMPYARSIFILPPSKEELARRLRGRGQDSDEVIARRMSQAVAEMTHYGEYDYLIVNDDFDLALLDLKTIIRAERLRLSRQQVRHDALITKLLAD
- the ligB gene encoding NAD-dependent DNA ligase LigB, which produces MWLRAGAFLIIIVVGDICGFAAAAQVCPDWDNMRSSKEIDALRHQLERWDDVYYTEGKSPIEDDVYDQLRDQLNQWVGCFQRQNAIPARLPDSGKQPHPVAHTGLKKLSDRGQLVQWIAQREDVWVQPKVDGVAVTLVYQHGKFVSAVSRGNGLQGEDWTEKVRLIPGIPHLLTDAPPSLVLQGEFFLKMTDHRQRIQGGVNARSVVAGEMRRHQPSPVLSQIGLFVWEWPDGPKTMPERLEKLKEMGFAMTADYTHAIGSFADAEKWRHHWYHNPLPFVTDGVVIRQTKEPQGRYWRNTAADWAIAWKYPPVHQVAEVTDVAFSVGRTGKIAVVLKLNPLQLDDKSVSRVNVGSLSRWKQWDVLPGDRVSVSLAGQGIPRLDNVVWRGTERPAIVSPNEHDFHAFSCFRYSVVCQQQFLARLVWLSGEQGLNLAGVRDGMWLRLMQHDLLEDVLSWLFLTEAQLNAINGMGDKRARDIYKSLQSARQMPLSRWLLALGIPVPRSAISALDHVDWLALQQWTAQQWRQFSGIGERRAEEIMAFLKHPIVVELIARLDREGINR
- the eptB gene encoding kdo(2)-lipid A phosphoethanolamine 7''-transferase, whose product is MKFVASFSQPKLSFVLAIYIGLFLNISVYYRRFDYFSLSAGNQVPTFIPALVELTASILFTFFLMRIISLGGRRFYRIIASLLVLISVAASYYMTFFNVVIGYGIIAAVMTTDIDLSKEVIGFRFFLWMLAVSALPLFLIWKNSLRHTLFEQLKSPGKRLIPLLVLVAVVALVWMPLRYMDNIQSVSERESNVDLPSYGGVVAHSYLPSNWLSALGLFAYTKYDESQDSSNLFDPAQHFTYVPPKGIDDTYVVFIIGETTRWDHMGLLGYERDTTPKLSKEKNLVAFRGQSCDTSTKLSMRCMFVREGGTEDNPQRTLKEQNIFAVLKELGFTSELFAMQSEVWFYNSIEANNYSFREMIASEKHNDGKSVQDMLLVDEVKESLARYPKGKHLIVLHTKGSHYLYSMRYPRSYARYQPECMGVDASCTREQLINAFDNSVLYTDSFIDSVIDQVRDKKAIVFYASDHGESIDENYHLHGTPREMAPPEQFRSPMMVWTSDKFLADTDNLHAFEQLKAQQRVGKTHRHEELFDTILGCLGYSSPDGGINPKNNWCQKPAIPK